A stretch of the Halomonas sp. BDJS001 genome encodes the following:
- the pip gene encoding prolyl aminopeptidase gives MTNLRTLYPPVEPYETGMINVGDGHTVYFERVGKPGGKPAVFLHGGPGGGISPDHRRLFNPERYDVLLFDQRGCGRSEPHASIEANTTWHLVEDIERLREHIGVTQWMVFGGSWGSTLGLAYTQTHPDRVSELILRGVYTVTQAEIDWYYQFGVSEMFPDKWAAFQGPIPEAERHDMVAAYHRRLMGDDPIAQLEAAKAWTIWEGETITLLPDPALSAPYREGHFALAFARLENHYFTHRAWLEEGQLLANADRLKGIPGVIVHGRYDMPCPVRYALALHNAWPDSEFHLIEGAGHAWSEPGILDQLIRATERFAF, from the coding sequence ATGACGAACTTGAGAACCCTATACCCACCGGTCGAACCCTATGAAACAGGCATGATCAATGTGGGGGATGGCCATACGGTCTATTTTGAGCGTGTGGGCAAACCGGGAGGTAAGCCTGCGGTGTTTCTGCATGGTGGCCCCGGCGGTGGAATTTCGCCTGATCATCGACGCCTGTTTAACCCTGAACGCTACGACGTTCTTCTCTTTGACCAGCGTGGCTGTGGTCGTTCAGAGCCCCATGCCAGTATCGAAGCCAATACGACGTGGCATTTAGTGGAAGACATCGAGAGGCTGCGTGAGCATATTGGCGTGACCCAGTGGATGGTTTTTGGCGGCTCTTGGGGGTCTACCCTGGGCCTTGCCTACACCCAGACGCATCCAGACCGTGTTAGTGAGTTGATTTTGCGAGGCGTCTATACGGTCACCCAAGCGGAGATCGACTGGTACTATCAGTTTGGTGTATCTGAAATGTTTCCCGATAAGTGGGCGGCGTTTCAGGGGCCTATTCCTGAGGCAGAGCGACACGATATGGTGGCCGCCTACCATCGTCGTTTGATGGGGGACGATCCTATCGCTCAGCTTGAGGCGGCGAAGGCATGGACGATATGGGAAGGTGAAACCATCACCCTGCTACCTGACCCTGCCTTATCGGCACCCTACAGAGAGGGGCATTTTGCGTTAGCCTTTGCGCGGTTAGAGAACCACTATTTCACTCATCGCGCCTGGCTGGAGGAGGGGCAACTGCTTGCTAACGCCGATAGGCTAAAAGGTATTCCCGGCGTTATCGTTCATGGTCGTTATGATATGCCATGCCCCGTTCGTTATGCGCTGGCGCTGCATAACGCTTGGCCAGATTCCGAGTTCCATTTGATTGAAGGTGCAGGGCACGCCTGGAGCGAACCCGGCATTCTCGACCAGTTGATACGCGCGACAGAGCGTTTTGCTTTTTAA